The following coding sequences are from one Bdellovibrionota bacterium window:
- a CDS encoding response regulator has product MPSEAILVVDDNLANLKLMRTVLVAEGYQVETAVDAADALSKLESFRPRLVLMDIQLPVVDGLELTRRIKENPRFLNVRIVAVTSYAMKGDEERILSSGCDGYIAKPIDTRRLPSILRGYLDGAER; this is encoded by the coding sequence GTGCCGTCTGAAGCGATTCTCGTCGTGGACGACAATCTCGCCAATCTGAAGTTGATGCGGACGGTGCTGGTTGCGGAAGGCTACCAAGTGGAAACCGCCGTCGATGCGGCCGATGCTTTGAGCAAACTCGAATCTTTCCGGCCGCGACTCGTTCTTATGGATATTCAGCTCCCGGTTGTCGACGGCCTGGAGCTGACCCGTCGGATCAAAGAGAATCCAAGGTTCTTGAACGTCAGAATCGTAGCGGTCACGTCATACGCGATGAAGGGGGACGAGGAACGGATTCTTTCTTCCGGTTGCGACGGTTATATCGCCAAGCCTATCGATACACGCCGGCTCCCCTCGATCCTCCGAGGTTACTTGGACGGTGCGGAGCGATGA